From the bacterium genome, the window AATCCGCATGCTGCGTTCGATGTGGCGGGGGCTGGAAACGGAGTCACGGTGGGGTCTACACGGGCACGAACGGGGAAACCCGGGATACAGACAAGGCCACCGCCTTACGGACCACCGCGCCAGCCCTCGACCCTACCAGCCGGCAAGGAGCGGCACTGGAGGTGTTCCAGCACGGCCGGCGGCCGTAGACGGCCCCTGCTATTGAGCGTCGATTTCGGTCGAAAGGCGCGCCAGGGTCATTCTCGGGCGATCCGTTCGGAGAGGCAAGCTCTCGGGCCGGCTCCATCGCGCGCCGGGCTCCGACCCGGAGGGCGGATCTCCTTGGGAGGCCGCGCGAGAGCACCTCCAGTGCTGCTCGTTGCCCGGCGGCTCGGCCCGGAATCCCGAGGTACACTTGACATCGGACTGAATATGATCCATATTCAGTCCCTACTCATCGGAGTCGCGCCATGCCCCTGTCCGATCAGATCAAGCCGATCAGCTATCTCAAGGCGAATGCATCGGCGATTCTCCGTGATCTCGGCGAGCGCGGCGAGCCGCTGATCATCACGCAGAACGGCGAGGCCAAGGCCGTCATCCAGGACGTGCATAGCTACGAGCAGACACAGGAAACGATGGCGTTGCTGAAGATCCTGGCCCTGGGCAACCGCCAGATCGAAGCTGGCGAGGTGCGGCCCGCCACGCGAGC encodes:
- a CDS encoding type II toxin-antitoxin system Phd/YefM family antitoxin produces the protein MPLSDQIKPISYLKANASAILRDLGERGEPLIITQNGEAKAVIQDVHSYEQTQETMALLKILALGNRQIEAGEVRPATRALRELRARRAKGA